From a single Leclercia sp. AS011 genomic region:
- the hisS gene encoding histidine--tRNA ligase — MAKNIQAIRGMNDYLPAETAIWQRIEGTLKQVLGSYGYSEIRLPIVEQTPLFKRAIGEVTDVVEKEMYTFEDRNGDSLTLRPEGTAGCVRAGIEHGLLYNQEQRLWYIGPMFRHERPQKGRYRQFNQLGVEAFGLQGPDIDAELIMLTARWWRALGIADHVSLELNSIGSLDARANYRDALVAFLEQHKEKLDEDCKRRMYSNPLRVLDSKNPDVQALLNDAPALGDYLDDDSREHFAGLCKLLEAAGIAYTVNQRLVRGLDYYNRTVFEWVTTSLGSQGTVCAGGRYDGLVEQLGGRPAPAVGFAMGLERLVLLVQAVNPEFKADPVVDIYLVASGAETQSAAMQLAERVRDALPAAKLMTNHGGGNFKKQFARADKWGARIALVLGESEVANGDVVVKDLRSGEQTTVTQEGVAAHLRTLLG; from the coding sequence GTGGCAAAGAACATTCAAGCCATTCGCGGCATGAACGATTATCTGCCTGCCGAGACCGCCATCTGGCAGCGCATTGAAGGCACCCTCAAGCAGGTGCTCGGCAGCTACGGTTACAGCGAAATCCGTTTGCCGATTGTAGAGCAGACCCCGTTATTCAAACGCGCCATCGGTGAAGTTACCGACGTGGTTGAAAAAGAGATGTACACCTTTGAGGATCGTAACGGCGACAGCCTGACCTTACGTCCGGAAGGTACGGCGGGATGTGTACGCGCCGGCATCGAGCATGGTCTCCTGTACAATCAGGAGCAGCGCCTGTGGTATATCGGCCCAATGTTCCGTCACGAACGCCCACAGAAAGGCCGTTACCGCCAGTTTAACCAGCTGGGTGTCGAAGCCTTTGGTCTGCAGGGCCCGGATATCGACGCCGAGCTGATTATGCTCACCGCCCGCTGGTGGCGTGCGCTGGGTATCGCTGATCACGTGTCCCTGGAGCTGAACTCCATCGGTTCTCTTGACGCGCGGGCAAACTACCGCGATGCGCTGGTGGCCTTCCTCGAGCAGCATAAAGAGAAGCTGGACGAAGACTGCAAGCGTCGTATGTACAGCAACCCGCTGCGCGTGCTGGATTCCAAGAACCCGGACGTGCAGGCCCTGCTGAACGATGCGCCTGCCCTGGGCGATTATCTGGACGACGATTCCCGCGAGCACTTTGCCGGTCTGTGCAAACTGCTGGAAGCGGCGGGTATTGCTTACACCGTCAACCAGCGCCTGGTACGTGGTCTGGACTACTACAACCGCACCGTGTTTGAGTGGGTGACCACCAGCCTCGGTTCCCAGGGAACGGTCTGTGCGGGCGGTCGTTATGACGGTCTGGTAGAGCAGTTAGGCGGTCGTCCTGCCCCTGCGGTCGGTTTCGCCATGGGCCTTGAGCGACTTGTTTTGTTAGTTCAGGCAGTTAATCCGGAATTTAAAGCCGATCCTGTTGTCGATATATACCTGGTGGCCTCAGGCGCGGAAACGCAGTCTGCGGCAATGCAGCTTGCCGAACGCGTGCGCGATGCACTGCCAGCGGCTAAGCTGATGACCAACCACGGCGGCGGCAACTTCAAGAAACAGTTCGCCCGTGCCGACAAGTGGGGCGCGCGAATCGCACTGGTACTCGGCGAGTCAGAAGTGGCTAACGGCGACGTAGTAGTGAAAGATCTGCGCTCTGGTGAGCAAACAACGGTAACGCAGGAAGGCGTTGCGGCGCACTTGCGCACTCTACTGGGCTAA
- a CDS encoding YfgM family protein, with protein sequence MEMYENENDQVDAIKRFFAENGKALAVGVILGVGALVGWRYWNSHQVDSARGSSLQYEYTVSAIQADRPETLAAAEKFAADNKNTYGALASLEVAQQFVDKGELDKAAAQLQQGLAAAGNDNLKALINLRLARIQVQQKKPDEALKTLDTVKGEGFASIVADLRGEALLSKGDKQGARSAWEAGVKSNASPALSEMMQMKINNLSV encoded by the coding sequence GTGGAAATGTACGAGAACGAAAACGACCAGGTTGATGCGATTAAACGCTTCTTTGCTGAAAACGGCAAAGCGCTGGCTGTTGGGGTCATTTTAGGTGTTGGCGCCCTGGTGGGCTGGCGTTACTGGAACAGCCATCAGGTCGATTCCGCGCGTGGCTCCTCCTTACAGTATGAATATACCGTGAGCGCCATTCAGGCCGATCGGCCTGAAACTCTGGCGGCGGCCGAGAAGTTTGCCGCCGACAACAAAAACACCTATGGCGCGCTGGCGTCGCTGGAAGTGGCTCAGCAGTTCGTTGATAAAGGCGAACTGGACAAAGCGGCAGCCCAGCTGCAGCAGGGTCTGGCAGCCGCTGGCAACGATAACCTGAAAGCGCTGATCAATCTGCGTCTTGCCCGTATCCAGGTGCAGCAGAAGAAGCCCGACGAAGCGCTGAAAACCCTCGACACCGTCAAGGGTGAAGGTTTCGCCTCAATTGTGGCCGACCTGCGTGGCGAAGCACTGCTGAGCAAGGGTGACAAACAAGGCGCGCGCAGCGCATGGGAAGCGGGTGTGAAAAGCAACGCCTCGCCAGCGCTGAGTGAAATGATGCAGATGAAAATAAATAATTTGTCCGTCTGA
- a CDS encoding protealysin inhibitor emfourin, with protein sequence MQVPELTDDAVVELAREGGVAYIPHLSGLRRIALSTLNSAQRQRVVNILEQAIPRGEPPGQPSSPGSGDQRYFRIQIIWTRHNQAQYTDIIVLVPEQEAPESLVELWQKGEGCVCD encoded by the coding sequence ATGCAGGTTCCGGAACTGACGGATGACGCCGTGGTCGAGCTGGCGCGCGAAGGCGGGGTGGCCTATATTCCCCACCTCAGCGGGTTACGCCGTATCGCGCTCTCGACGCTTAACAGCGCCCAGCGCCAGCGCGTGGTGAATATACTGGAGCAGGCTATTCCCCGGGGAGAGCCGCCCGGCCAGCCATCATCGCCCGGCAGCGGCGACCAGCGCTATTTTCGTATCCAGATAATCTGGACCCGGCACAATCAGGCGCAATACACCGACATCATTGTGCTGGTTCCCGAGCAGGAAGCGCCAGAGTCGCTGGTCGAGCTCTGGCAAAAAGGCGAAGGCTGCGTCTGCGATTAA
- the bamB gene encoding outer membrane protein assembly factor BamB, translated as MQLRKLLLPGLLSVTLLSGCSLFSGEEDVVTMSPLPTVENQFAPSTAWSTSVGDGIGDFYSNLHPAYADGVVYAADRKGVVKAVNADDGKEVWSINLAEKSGWLSRTPALLSGGVTVAGGHVYIGSEKAQVYALNASDGSVAWQTRVAGETLSRPVVSDGMVLVHTANGQLQALNETDGAVKWTVNLDMPALSLRGESAPATAFGAAIVGGDNGRVSAVLMQQGQMIWQQRISQATGPTEIDRLSDVDTTPVIVNGVVYALAYNGNLTAMDLRSGQVMWKRELGSVNDFVVDGNRIYLVDQNDRLLALSTDGGVTLWTQSDLLHRLLTAPALYNGSLVVGDSEGYMHWIDPSNGRFVAQEKVDGSGFLTEPVVADGKLLIQAKDGTLYAITR; from the coding sequence ATGCAATTGCGTAAATTACTTCTGCCAGGACTGCTTTCCGTTACGTTATTGAGCGGCTGTTCACTGTTCAGCGGCGAAGAAGATGTTGTCACCATGTCTCCACTGCCAACGGTTGAAAACCAGTTTGCGCCGTCTACCGCATGGAGTACCTCCGTCGGTGACGGTATTGGCGATTTCTACTCCAACCTGCATCCGGCCTATGCGGATGGCGTTGTCTATGCGGCTGACCGCAAAGGCGTCGTCAAAGCCGTTAACGCCGATGACGGCAAAGAGGTGTGGTCGATTAATCTGGCGGAAAAAAGCGGCTGGCTGTCACGTACGCCAGCCCTGCTGTCAGGTGGTGTGACCGTTGCCGGTGGCCACGTCTATATCGGCAGTGAGAAGGCCCAGGTCTATGCCCTTAACGCCAGCGACGGCTCTGTTGCCTGGCAAACCCGTGTGGCAGGCGAAACCCTCTCCCGTCCGGTTGTGAGCGACGGCATGGTGCTGGTACATACTGCCAACGGTCAGCTGCAGGCGTTGAATGAAACTGACGGTGCGGTGAAGTGGACCGTTAACCTGGATATGCCAGCGCTCTCCCTGCGCGGTGAATCGGCTCCAGCCACTGCGTTTGGTGCGGCCATTGTCGGCGGCGATAACGGTCGCGTTAGCGCCGTCCTGATGCAGCAGGGCCAGATGATCTGGCAGCAGCGTATCTCTCAGGCAACCGGTCCGACCGAAATCGACCGTCTGAGCGATGTGGATACGACCCCGGTTATCGTTAACGGCGTTGTCTACGCGCTGGCCTACAACGGCAACCTGACCGCGATGGATCTGCGCAGCGGCCAGGTGATGTGGAAACGCGAGCTGGGCTCGGTGAATGATTTCGTGGTAGATGGCAACCGCATCTATCTGGTCGATCAGAACGATCGCCTGCTGGCGCTGAGTACCGATGGCGGCGTGACGCTGTGGACGCAGAGCGATCTGCTGCACCGTCTGCTGACCGCACCGGCGCTGTATAACGGCAGCCTGGTAGTCGGTGATAGCGAAGGCTACATGCACTGGATTGACCCGAGCAACGGTCGTTTTGTCGCCCAGGAGAAAGTCGACGGTTCCGGTTTCCTCACCGAGCCGGTAGTGGCTGACGGCAAACTGCTGATCCAGGCAAAAGACGGTACGCTGTACGCGATCACGCGTTAA
- a CDS encoding peptide MFS transporter, translating to MQSSVNKNESRTFFGHPYPLGALFFTEMWERFSFYGIRPLLILFMAATVYDGGMGLARENASAIVGIFAGTMYLAALPGGWLADNWLGQQKAVWYGSILIALGHLSIALSAVMGNNLFFIGLMFIVLGSGLFKTCISVMVGTLYKKGDARRDGGFSLFYMGINMGSFIAPLISGWLIKSHGWHWGFGIGGIGMLVALVIFRLFAVPSMKRYDSEVGLDSTWNSPVVKKNGVGGWLLALAAGVAIIVTLIAQGVIVINPVAVASVLVYVIAASVALYFIWLFMFAGLNRKERARLLVCFILLVSAAFFWSAFEQKPTSFNLFANDYTNRMIGDFEIPAVWFQSINALFIILLAPVFSWAWPKLASNNIRPSSITKFVIGILCAAGGFGLMMLAAQNVLNNGGAGVSPFWLVGSILMLTLGELCLSPIGLATMTLLAPERMRGQMMGLWFCASALGNLAAGLIGGHVKADQLDMLPNLFARCSIALLICAAVLMVLIVPVRRMLENAQTKNEPKPVTNA from the coding sequence ATGCAATCCTCTGTTAATAAAAACGAAAGCCGAACTTTCTTCGGCCATCCTTATCCGCTCGGCGCGCTGTTCTTCACGGAGATGTGGGAGCGCTTCTCGTTTTACGGTATTCGTCCACTGCTGATCCTGTTTATGGCGGCCACCGTCTATGACGGCGGTATGGGGCTGGCGCGTGAAAATGCTTCCGCTATCGTCGGGATCTTTGCCGGGACCATGTATCTGGCCGCGTTGCCGGGCGGCTGGCTGGCAGATAACTGGCTCGGCCAGCAGAAAGCGGTCTGGTACGGTTCGATTCTGATTGCGCTCGGCCACCTGTCGATTGCGCTTTCCGCCGTGATGGGCAACAACCTGTTCTTTATCGGCCTGATGTTTATCGTGCTCGGCTCGGGTCTGTTCAAAACCTGTATCTCGGTGATGGTGGGCACGCTGTACAAGAAAGGCGATGCGCGTCGTGACGGCGGTTTCTCGCTGTTCTATATGGGCATCAACATGGGGTCCTTTATCGCGCCGCTGATCTCCGGCTGGCTGATTAAATCCCACGGCTGGCACTGGGGCTTTGGTATCGGCGGTATCGGGATGCTGGTGGCGCTGGTCATCTTCCGCCTGTTTGCCGTGCCGTCCATGAAGCGCTACGACAGCGAAGTGGGGCTGGACTCCACCTGGAACAGCCCGGTGGTGAAGAAAAACGGCGTCGGCGGCTGGTTACTGGCGCTGGCAGCGGGTGTGGCGATTATTGTCACCCTGATTGCCCAGGGCGTGATTGTGATTAACCCCGTCGCGGTAGCCAGCGTGCTGGTGTACGTGATTGCCGCCTCGGTGGCGCTGTACTTCATCTGGCTGTTTATGTTTGCCGGTCTGAACCGCAAAGAGCGCGCCAGACTGCTGGTCTGCTTTATCCTGCTGGTCTCTGCGGCCTTCTTCTGGTCCGCGTTTGAACAAAAGCCGACCTCGTTCAACCTGTTTGCCAACGACTACACCAACCGCATGATCGGTGATTTTGAAATCCCGGCGGTATGGTTCCAGTCCATCAACGCCCTGTTTATTATCCTGCTGGCGCCGGTCTTTAGCTGGGCCTGGCCGAAGCTGGCGAGCAACAACATTCGTCCGAGCAGCATCACCAAGTTCGTGATCGGCATTCTGTGTGCGGCAGGGGGCTTTGGCCTGATGATGCTGGCGGCGCAGAACGTTCTCAATAACGGTGGAGCGGGCGTATCGCCGTTCTGGCTGGTGGGCAGTATCCTGATGCTGACCCTGGGTGAACTGTGCCTGAGCCCGATTGGTCTGGCGACCATGACTCTGCTGGCCCCGGAAAGAATGCGCGGCCAGATGATGGGCCTGTGGTTCTGCGCCAGTGCGCTGGGCAACCTGGCGGCGGGGCTGATTGGCGGCCATGTTAAAGCCGATCAGCTGGATATGCTGCCGAACCTGTTTGCTCGCTGCTCCATCGCGCTGCTGATTTGTGCCGCTGTTCTGATGGTGCTCATTGTTCCGGTGCGTCGTATGCTGGAAAATGCGCAAACGAAAAACGAGCCGAAGCCGGTAACCAACGCCTGA
- the der gene encoding ribosome biogenesis GTPase Der, with protein sequence MVPVVALVGRPNVGKSTLFNRLTRTRDALVADFPGLTRDRKYGRAEVEGREFICIDTGGIDGTEDGVETRMAEQSLLAIEEADIVLFMVDARAGLMPADVAIAKHLRSREKSTFLVANKTDGIDPDQAMADFWSLGLGDIYPIAASHGRGVTSLLETALLPYVDEINPPEEVDEDAEYWAQFEEGEEGEEEPEDDFNPQDLPIKLAIVGRPNVGKSTLTNRILGEDRVVVYDMPGTTRDSIYIPMERDEREYVLIDTAGVRKRGKITDVVEKFSVIKTLQAIEDANVVMLVIDAREGISDQDLSLLGFILNSGRSLVIVVNKWDGLSNEVREQVKEMLDFRLGFIDFARVHFISALHGSGVGNLFESVREAYDCSTRRVGTAMLTRIMTMAAEDHQPPLVRGRRVKLKYAHAGGYNPPIVVIHGNQVKDLPDSYKRYLMNYFRKSLEVMGTPIRIQFKEGDNPFANKRNTLTPNQMRKRKRLIKHIKKSK encoded by the coding sequence ATGGTACCTGTGGTCGCGCTTGTCGGGCGCCCGAACGTTGGAAAATCCACTCTTTTTAACCGTTTAACACGCACCCGTGATGCGCTGGTTGCGGATTTCCCGGGGCTCACGCGTGACCGTAAGTACGGTCGTGCCGAAGTGGAAGGTCGTGAGTTTATCTGTATCGATACCGGTGGTATCGACGGGACAGAAGACGGCGTTGAAACCCGCATGGCGGAACAATCCCTGCTGGCGATTGAAGAGGCGGATATCGTGCTGTTTATGGTGGATGCGCGCGCGGGCCTGATGCCTGCCGACGTTGCCATCGCTAAGCATCTGCGCTCTCGTGAAAAATCCACCTTCCTGGTAGCAAACAAAACCGACGGTATCGATCCCGATCAGGCGATGGCCGATTTCTGGTCGTTAGGCCTGGGCGACATCTACCCGATCGCTGCCTCCCACGGTCGTGGCGTTACCAGCCTGCTGGAAACCGCGCTGCTGCCGTATGTTGACGAGATCAACCCGCCGGAAGAGGTGGATGAAGACGCCGAATACTGGGCGCAGTTCGAAGAAGGTGAAGAGGGCGAAGAGGAGCCGGAAGACGACTTCAACCCGCAGGATCTGCCGATCAAACTGGCCATCGTCGGTCGTCCAAACGTAGGTAAGTCAACGCTTACTAACCGTATCCTCGGTGAAGACCGCGTAGTCGTGTATGACATGCCGGGCACCACCCGCGACAGCATCTACATCCCGATGGAGCGTGACGAGCGTGAATACGTTCTGATCGACACCGCGGGCGTGCGTAAGCGCGGGAAAATCACCGATGTGGTGGAAAAATTCTCGGTAATCAAAACCCTGCAGGCAATTGAAGACGCCAACGTGGTGATGCTGGTTATCGATGCCCGTGAAGGCATCTCCGATCAGGATCTCTCTCTGCTGGGCTTTATCCTCAACAGCGGACGCTCGCTGGTTATCGTGGTCAACAAGTGGGACGGCCTGAGCAACGAAGTGCGTGAGCAGGTCAAAGAGATGCTGGACTTCCGTCTGGGCTTTATCGACTTTGCCCGCGTCCACTTTATCTCTGCCCTGCACGGCAGCGGCGTGGGTAACCTGTTTGAGTCCGTACGCGAAGCCTACGACTGTTCAACGCGTCGTGTCGGTACCGCGATGCTGACCCGTATCATGACCATGGCGGCAGAAGACCATCAGCCACCGTTGGTGCGTGGTCGTCGCGTGAAGCTGAAATATGCCCACGCCGGCGGTTATAACCCGCCTATCGTGGTGATCCACGGTAACCAGGTGAAGGATCTGCCGGATTCTTACAAACGCTATCTGATGAACTACTTCCGTAAATCGCTGGAAGTCATGGGCACACCGATCCGTATCCAGTTTAAGGAAGGGGATAACCCGTTTGCTAACAAACGTAACACCCTGACGCCGAACCAGATGCGTAAGCGTAAGCGTTTGATTAAACACATCAAGAAAAGCAAATAA
- a CDS encoding zinc ribbon domain-containing protein gives MSITCPDCHAEIEPQNGVAHCENCNKDIALEARCPDCHQPLQVLKACGAVDYFCQNGHGLISKKRVEFVRADA, from the coding sequence ATGTCGATTACCTGCCCGGATTGCCATGCGGAGATTGAACCGCAAAACGGCGTGGCGCACTGCGAGAATTGCAATAAAGATATCGCCCTGGAGGCGCGCTGCCCCGACTGCCATCAGCCACTGCAGGTGTTAAAAGCCTGTGGGGCAGTGGATTACTTCTGCCAGAACGGCCACGGTTTGATCTCGAAAAAGCGCGTGGAGTTCGTCAGGGCTGACGCTTAA
- a CDS encoding M4 family metallopeptidase, giving the protein MARIHSVIPPYILRRIIESGSEPQQRCARQTLTHVQTLMAHMPGKPAAPHVNKAGQLERDIYDAKQTQELPGTQVRYEGQPPNQDIAVDEAYDYLGITHDFFWKNYHRDSLDNKGLILTGTVHYGREYQNAFWNGQQMVFGDGDGEIFNRFTIAIDVVAHELSHGVTETEAGLIYFEQSGALNESLSDVFGSLVKQYHLKQTADNADWLIGEGLLADGINGKALRSMSEPGTAYDDPLLGKDPQPAHMQDFIKTREDNGGVHLNSGIPNRAFYLAATAIGGYAWEKAGYAWYDTVCDRQLAQDADFDAFAKLTVAHGEKRSGGEVAAAIEQAWKQVGVL; this is encoded by the coding sequence ATGGCCCGAATTCACAGCGTGATCCCGCCCTATATTCTTCGTCGTATTATCGAAAGCGGCTCTGAGCCGCAGCAGCGTTGCGCCCGCCAGACGCTGACGCATGTCCAGACGCTGATGGCACATATGCCAGGTAAACCCGCTGCGCCGCACGTCAATAAAGCCGGGCAGCTGGAGCGTGATATTTATGATGCAAAACAGACCCAGGAACTGCCGGGCACTCAGGTGCGTTATGAGGGGCAGCCGCCAAACCAGGATATTGCTGTCGATGAAGCCTATGATTATTTAGGTATCACCCACGATTTTTTCTGGAAAAATTATCATCGCGACTCGCTGGATAATAAAGGGCTGATACTGACGGGTACCGTTCATTATGGGCGGGAATATCAGAATGCTTTCTGGAATGGTCAGCAGATGGTATTTGGCGATGGTGACGGCGAGATATTTAACCGTTTCACGATTGCCATTGACGTTGTGGCACATGAACTAAGCCATGGGGTGACCGAAACCGAAGCCGGGCTTATCTACTTTGAACAATCGGGTGCGCTGAATGAGTCGTTATCGGACGTTTTCGGCTCGCTGGTGAAACAGTATCACCTGAAGCAAACGGCCGACAATGCCGACTGGCTGATTGGTGAAGGGCTGTTGGCTGACGGAATTAATGGTAAGGCGCTGCGATCGATGTCAGAACCTGGCACCGCCTATGACGATCCCCTGCTCGGCAAAGATCCCCAGCCCGCGCATATGCAAGACTTTATCAAAACGCGCGAAGATAACGGCGGCGTGCATCTTAATTCGGGCATTCCTAATCGAGCGTTTTATCTTGCCGCGACCGCCATTGGCGGCTATGCCTGGGAGAAAGCCGGCTATGCCTGGTATGACACGGTTTGCGATCGGCAGCTGGCTCAGGATGCCGATTTTGACGCCTTTGCGAAATTGACGGTGGCACACGGTGAAAAGCGATCGGGTGGTGAGGTCGCGGCAGCCATTGAGCAAGCCTGGAAACAGGTAGGAGTGTTGTAA
- the xseA gene encoding exodeoxyribonuclease VII large subunit translates to MLSSQSPSIYTVSRLNQTVRLLLEQEIGQVWISGEISNFTQPASGHWYFTLKDNTAQVRCAMFRNSNRRVTFRPQHGQQVLVRASITLYEPRGDYQIIVESMQPAGEGLLQQKYEQLKAALSAEGLFDQQYKQPLPSPAHCVGVITSKTGAALHDILHVLKRRDPSLPVIIYPTAVQGDDAPGQIVRAIQLANARQECDVLIVGRGGGSLEDLWSFNDERVARAIFASQIPVVSAVGHETDVTIADFVADLRAPTPSAAAEMVSRNQLELLRQMQNGQQRLEMAMDYFLANRTRRFTQLHHRLQQQHPQLRLARQQTVLERLRQRMNLAVDNQLKRAVSRQQRVTQRLNQQNPQPKIYRAQTRIQQLEYRLAETVRARLSTTRERFGNAVTHLEAVSPLSTLARGYSVTTATDGKVLKQTKQVKAGDMLTTRLSDGWVESEVKGVTPVKKTRARKKA, encoded by the coding sequence ATGTTATCCTCTCAATCCCCCTCAATTTATACCGTCAGCCGCCTTAATCAGACGGTCCGTTTGCTGCTTGAGCAGGAAATAGGCCAGGTGTGGATTAGCGGAGAGATCTCCAATTTCACCCAACCGGCATCCGGTCACTGGTACTTCACCCTGAAGGACAATACCGCTCAGGTGCGCTGCGCGATGTTCCGCAACAGCAACCGTCGGGTCACCTTCCGGCCGCAGCACGGGCAGCAGGTGCTGGTTCGCGCCAGTATTACCCTGTACGAGCCGCGCGGTGATTATCAGATTATCGTCGAGAGCATGCAGCCCGCGGGTGAAGGACTTCTTCAGCAGAAATATGAGCAGCTGAAAGCCGCGCTTTCGGCGGAAGGGCTGTTCGATCAGCAGTATAAACAGCCGCTCCCCTCCCCTGCCCACTGCGTGGGGGTGATCACCTCAAAAACTGGCGCCGCACTGCATGACATCCTGCACGTGCTGAAACGCCGCGACCCTTCCCTGCCGGTCATCATCTACCCGACCGCGGTACAGGGCGACGATGCGCCCGGTCAGATTGTCCGCGCCATTCAGCTTGCTAACGCTCGTCAGGAGTGTGATGTGCTGATCGTCGGGCGTGGAGGTGGTTCGCTGGAGGATCTCTGGAGCTTTAACGACGAACGCGTGGCGCGGGCGATTTTTGCCAGCCAGATCCCGGTGGTCAGCGCCGTCGGCCACGAAACTGACGTCACTATCGCCGATTTTGTCGCCGACCTGCGGGCCCCCACTCCCTCTGCTGCCGCAGAAATGGTGAGCCGGAACCAGCTTGAGCTGCTGCGCCAGATGCAAAACGGCCAGCAGCGCCTGGAGATGGCGATGGACTATTTCCTCGCCAACCGCACCCGTCGGTTTACCCAGCTTCACCATCGTCTGCAACAGCAGCATCCTCAGCTGCGTCTGGCGCGTCAGCAGACCGTACTGGAACGTCTGCGCCAGCGCATGAACCTGGCGGTGGATAATCAGCTCAAGCGTGCGGTCTCGCGCCAGCAGCGGGTGACGCAGCGTCTTAACCAGCAGAACCCGCAGCCGAAAATTTATCGCGCGCAAACGCGTATTCAGCAGCTGGAGTACCGCCTGGCGGAGACGGTCCGCGCCCGTTTAAGTACCACCCGTGAACGTTTTGGCAATGCGGTGACCCATCTGGAAGCGGTCAGCCCGCTCTCGACGCTGGCGCGCGGCTACAGCGTAACCACCGCAACCGACGGCAAAGTGCTGAAGCAGACTAAACAGGTCAAGGCGGGCGATATGCTCACCACCCGCCTGTCAGACGGCTGGGTTGAAAGCGAAGTGAAAGGCGTGACGCCGGTGAAGAAAACGCGCGCGCGCAAAAAGGCGTAA
- a CDS encoding Gfo/Idh/MocA family oxidoreductase, with translation MQIGFVGLGAVVETAYLPALQNTFGTSLRCLGFDIQATRTLDGITCCPSLADLLARPLDTLFITTASLQHLEVLEQALSSSIPRIVVEKPIVATLTQIARLKTLLAGPEAAARVLALDHWMARLNLVQLGLVDAFSDILRIEGFLQEPSGFNAAGEPIALNFATGEPDTRTLRHPDGVILDIGTHVLAMMRETVRYLGGSGNIALQVVTARDRLGRDIAKGDLTTAEGEAHLQGQIGGVPVDIWLNKYAGPAGGQKGLRLHLRDGRVISHDRRGAEDVLELIEDDKVQAWRFGGTIYARCLAEHILGQQSLFVRDPHEVSRTTQRRLEEVEILLTLQQQLRGPH, from the coding sequence ATGCAGATTGGGTTTGTGGGGCTTGGCGCGGTGGTGGAAACCGCCTACTTACCCGCACTACAAAATACCTTTGGCACTTCTCTCCGCTGTCTGGGGTTTGATATCCAGGCTACCAGAACGCTTGATGGCATCACTTGTTGTCCTTCGCTTGCCGATCTTCTTGCCCGTCCTCTTGATACGCTGTTTATCACCACCGCATCGCTGCAGCACCTTGAGGTGCTTGAGCAGGCGCTGTCATCCTCCATTCCGCGCATTGTGGTTGAAAAACCGATTGTCGCTACGCTCACCCAAATCGCCCGGCTGAAAACGCTGCTGGCAGGGCCAGAGGCGGCCGCGCGGGTGCTGGCGCTCGATCACTGGATGGCGCGCCTTAATCTGGTGCAACTGGGGTTGGTCGACGCCTTTTCGGATATCCTCCGCATCGAGGGCTTTTTGCAGGAGCCGAGCGGGTTCAACGCGGCGGGAGAGCCCATTGCGCTCAACTTTGCCACCGGGGAGCCCGACACCCGAACGCTGCGTCATCCTGACGGGGTGATCCTGGATATCGGCACGCACGTGCTGGCGATGATGCGCGAAACCGTGCGCTATCTGGGAGGAAGTGGCAATATTGCCCTGCAGGTAGTGACGGCCAGAGACCGTCTGGGACGCGATATTGCGAAAGGCGATCTGACCACCGCGGAAGGCGAGGCGCATCTGCAGGGGCAGATCGGCGGCGTGCCGGTGGATATCTGGCTAAACAAATATGCCGGGCCCGCCGGAGGGCAAAAAGGGCTGCGGCTGCATCTGCGGGACGGGCGGGTGATCAGCCACGACCGGCGCGGGGCGGAGGATGTGCTCGAGCTGATCGAGGACGATAAGGTTCAGGCCTGGCGTTTTGGCGGCACGATCTACGCGCGCTGTCTGGCGGAGCATATCCTGGGGCAGCAGAGCCTGTTTGTACGCGATCCGCACGAGGTGAGCCGCACAACGCAGCGCAGGCTGGAAGAGGTGGAAATCCTGCTGACATTACAGCAACAGCTGCGTGGCCCCCACTGA